The segment TCACCGGGCGTCAATCGTACTTTCTCAAAGTCGGCGGCGCGCCCGAGACGGATAACTTATCCATTTTCTCAGTCCATGCCGTCGAGCGGCTCGGCGAGCCCTACCGCATTACGCTCGAACTCACTGCCAAGACCGAACTCGCGCGCGCGGACTATCTCGGCAAGCGCGCCAAGTTCACGATCGAGCCGCCCGCCGATAGCGGCGAGCCGCGCATCTTCGACGGCTGCGTGACGCGCTTTACGCGGACCCGCAAGACTCGCGATTTCACTGCTTACCGCCTCATTGTCGAATCGACGCTGGCGCGTCTGAATCTCACCCAGGCGACGCGCATCTATCAAGACATGTCCGCGCCCGAGATCGTCATTGCAATACTTGAGCGTCACCAGTTTCTGCCGCACCAATACTCGCTCAAGCTGCGCAAGTCGTTCCCCAAGCTCGCGTTTCACATGCAGTATCAGATGTCCGACTGGGCATTCCTGCATCTGGTCATGCAGCAGGCCGGACTGTTCTGCTACACGCGCACCAGCAAGTTTGGCGAGGTGGTGCAGTTTGCCGATGACGTGGATGGCTACGTTTATCGCCCAGACGTCACTGTCCCTTACCGTGAGATCTCGGGGCTTCTGTCGGCTCAAGAGGCGATCTATCAGCTCGAGGCGCATAGCCAGCAGATACCGGCATCGGTACGGGTCGCGAATTACAACCCCGCGCTCGCGTGGGAACGGCTCGCCGCCGATATCAACCTCGCGCTCGGCGATCAGACCACTTACGGCGAAACCTATACCTACGGCACTCACCACCTCGATGCGGCAAGCGCACAGTGGGAAGCGCGTTTGCGCCATGAGGCGGCGCTCTCGCAGCAAATCAGGTTCGACGGCAAAAGCACCAATCACGACCTGCATGCCGGGCTCGTGGTGCGGGTTGACGAGACGTTGCCGGACGCGCCGCATGGCTTGCTGATGACCGAGGTCATTCACGAAGCAAGCCGCGAGCGGGATTACTTCAACTCGTTCAAGGCGATTCCGTGCGACCGGCCTTATCGTCTACCGCTTGACGAAGCGAACTGGCCCAAGATCGCGGGCACGCTCTCGGCGCGCATTACCACGCGCA is part of the Caballeronia sp. TF1N1 genome and harbors:
- a CDS encoding type VI secretion system Vgr family protein, with amino-acid sequence MEAQAKPTSALARWITGRQSYFLKVGGAPETDNLSIFSVHAVERLGEPYRITLELTAKTELARADYLGKRAKFTIEPPADSGEPRIFDGCVTRFTRTRKTRDFTAYRLIVESTLARLNLTQATRIYQDMSAPEIVIAILERHQFLPHQYSLKLRKSFPKLAFHMQYQMSDWAFLHLVMQQAGLFCYTRTSKFGEVVQFADDVDGYVYRPDVTVPYREISGLLSAQEAIYQLEAHSQQIPASVRVANYNPALAWERLAADINLALGDQTTYGETYTYGTHHLDAASAQWEARLRHEAALSQQIRFDGKSTNHDLHAGLVVRVDETLPDAPHGLLMTEVIHEASRERDYFNSFKAIPCDRPYRLPLDEANWPKIAGTLSARITTRSETEYAQPRPFLPW